The genomic stretch CTgtaatggcgaaaaaagtggAGCTACTCCgtttagaagtgtgcgcgttcaaagaacggtaccccgccgcatcaaaaacggatatcgtgcggcactttgtggacgtcgggtatgcccgttccggcatctacaacatcttgacactatttgACAACGAtcgagcatcgaaagaaagcccggtttcggacggccaacgaccctgagcgacaaaaagctttaaaggatactgaagaggaagaccgatgGAAAAGtcgctaaatcgctgcgtgcacttggccgggaggttggtgcatgcactaaaacagtgaaaaagtatctggagaacatggacatacacgtcaggaagcggcagtcccgtccactgatctcggagctgcaggcaatgacgcagcgacagcggttgaataagatggtcaagtcgattttcccggcgaatcgtgacgtggcagtggtgatggacgacgagacctatctcaccctggctGGCAACGATTAGCATgactcttcgtattttacctcccccacgaaggaagtgggCACCAAGATGAAGTTTGTTTCACTGACctagttccccaagaaggtgcggctgtggctgacaatcagcgagaaagggatgtcaaagttgctcttctttcgctctggGCGAgcgtgaacgggaaaatttatagtacgaagtgcctgccagaagttgcgtcgttcatcaagaaataccataagcgcgaagacacggtgttctggccagatttgacgtcggccaactattcgaagcgatcgttggaggggatggagcggctgaaaatcgatgtggtaccgaagtcggcgaatccacccaatgtcccccagctgcttcccatcgaaaatttctgggcaaacttgaagcgcaagatttATTCCAAGAATATAGTCGCGAAACccgaggaggaattaataaaaaaacgaagaaagagcttaaaaacatggctacacgcatattttcgtccgccatggcgaatgttccggttaactgccggaaggccgcacgcaaggacgtaatatttttttgcgaggaagctaacatgattaccttccatgggaaatttatccaactcaattatctgtcttagtttttttcatcaccttctggaaaaaaaaaacatttttcaccgCAAACGTTACTATTCTGCGCGGTCTATTGGATTTCTAACACTATGCAGTATATTACCGAGCTGTGATTTACTTTGATCAATTAGATTTTTGTTCCAACACTTGTGCTAGTCCTGACTATTGTAACATATAACATAAAGCACAAGACGGTCTAAAACGATATACTtaatttttctcgaaaaaaaaaaacacgtttgtgTTTTAGGTTGCCGATATGCTCAACTATTCGATTGTAGAATAAGCGATTGATATTTTGCAATTAAAGACAATTATTTATAGAAAATTATTTCGAATATGCAGTTACATTTGAATATGTAGAGCCAATGATCTCGAAAGGTATATTTTATGTGAATAAATATGAATGTAATTTAGGAGGAGTGCAATTGGAgttattgaaaatatttaagtTCTACTCCAGAAAGTGTACGATTATACAAGTTTATGGTAATAGGCATGTTGATAGCTGTAATATAATCCTATTGTTTTATCACAGAGACATTCGATAACATTCAGTTTTGGTTACCCGGTTTTAGTTGTAAGAAGCTGTAGTCGTTCTTCTGACTTGCATAATTATATAATTCTTTTTTTCCTTTCATTCCTAAATTAAATGAGGCGCGAAATGTTTGGTGGACTTCCAGAAACCAGGAAAACCCAAACTTTATCAAATCGATTGTTGGATTTTGATTACTGTGTAAATATTATGTTTGTCCTTTCTATTTAGAAGTAATTTGAAGGCTTTTCTAAGAACTTTCACAAAAAAGAGCGGCTGTAGAGTCAAAATTGGGTacgattttattgaaatttaccTGTCTACACCAATTCATCAGTAATCTTGCGAAATTCAATTTCCTTGGTAGATAATGAATCTCCTGACAAGACAAGTACAAGGTGACATTTCTGATAGGAAAAACACTGATATTTGAAAAGTGGGTTGAAATGTCGGCTTCTTCACTCTGCTATTAGAAAACACAGCAAAGTACCGCAATCGGAACTATTCCATTGTTTATTAGTCACATACCTTGCTGCTAGATGTAAGTGAACAGGATAATTTTGAGTAAAACCAACAGTCGATTACAAGTTCGAACACACGGTTGTTGAGTGAGTAGACCAGAATGCTATCTAAAGACCAACTTCAAAAAATCTTTTATAccgtattaaaaaaaattgttcgatATGGGTGGCAAACCAGAAACCTAGTAGATGAGTTGTTTGCTTCCAAAAGACTGCCGTTATCGAAAGTGTTGTAAAACATGTTGACTTTCTGCTTTTCATGATTTAGTCCCATAAAAAGGTAATTTCTACGCTATATTTGTTGTTTCCACTAGAGTCTGCAGGTTATTTCTAAGTAGATAGGAAGCAATACCTAGAATAACTCTAATGAGATAACCGAAGGGTAGTGATATAATCCGGATGTAAGTTTTTAAATTATATTCATCTTTATTTAAAGAATGTTTTTATTCAGtacaataaatataatttaaacaAATATAGTGAAAGCGTTTCTTCTTTGAGAACTAACGAAATAGTCTTATGCAGTTGGCAGATAataacattttttatttcttataaaagcaaaaaaaaaaacaatctaacTGGTACGGTGTTTGTCTGAAGACTATGTTTGGAATAAACTTCAAACATAATTAAATAACAAAAGCCTTGTTAACATTGATACTATGCAAGGTGTTTGCTTTTTGAGGTGAAATTCTGGGGTGTTCGGTGCAATTGACTCATATCCATAGGCAACTTTCTGCACAACGAACGTTAGAAGTGTTAGTATGTCGTATTTTTGACCGTTTTCATTCAGTTCATTACACAGTTCGCGTATGAACCAAGAGCCATTTTTAGTATTGCGAAACGACATGAAACCAGGAATAGTTGCGAACGCAAAGAGAAAATCGGCATGTGTTGGAATACTGTAACGCGCTACACCATCCTTTTCAACTTTAACACCGCAGTCCAAATCATTACCACGACAAGCTTGTATGATGAAGATTTTAGGTTTTCCTACCAGTGAAGGGCAGCGGTCTCCCGTGAATTGTGTCCAAACGCTGGAAATCTGATATGGACAATCATGGGCGTATATGATTTCTCCTTCGTCACCATGAGTTAAAACCGCAACTAGGATGCAATCACTGTTTGAATGATCCATTGATGACACTGAAtataaaacacaattgaaataattataaaaatgaCTACATCTGCATCAAACTAACCTTTTTCAGTTATCTGAAGAATATCTTCTAATCGTTTGTCCTCATAGATATCTACATCGAACCCTAGTCGCTCTAGTGTATCTTTCATAGTTGTACAATCCACTTCACCACCTGCGCGATTGGGAAGTTTTATATGTGGTACAGCAAACACCGCGTGCGTAAAAATGATAGCCTTCCCACGATTTTTATGATTCA from Wyeomyia smithii strain HCP4-BCI-WySm-NY-G18 chromosome 3, ASM2978416v1, whole genome shotgun sequence encodes the following:
- the LOC129727089 gene encoding caspase-like; amino-acid sequence: MKKMFSRKETSSSLRPSAVAPAYTIDRYSSYYPMNHKNRGKAIIFTHAVFAVPHIKLPNRAGGEVDCTTMKDTLERLGFDVDIYEDKRLEDILQITEKVSSMDHSNSDCILVAVLTHGDEGEIIYAHDCPYQISSVWTQFTGDRCPSLVGKPKIFIIQACRGNDLDCGVKVEKDGVARYSIPTHADFLFAFATIPGFMSFRNTKNGSWFIRELCNELNENGQKYDILTLLTFVVQKVAYGYESIAPNTPEFHLKKQTPCIVSMLTRLLLFNYV